ATGGAGTTGGTGGCTCCAGAAACGGCAAGGGAGGACTCCGACGGGGCCGAGTAGCGGGGGAACCAACCGGTCGTCAGGAGCCCAGGGAGTCCCGAGGTCCGCCTTCGATTGCGGAGTTGTTCCACCCAAGCGGCCCTTCCTGGTGTGGCCGGGGCAGCCGGCCGCACGGGAAATGATGATGGGCCTGCAGTACCTACGTAGGTCAGTCTCTGGCCCTGGGGAGGAAGAAGCCCCTGGCAAGACCAACTATCCTGCAGTCCCCAGAGCCTTCGAGCGCCAGGAGTGTGGACTGTCCGCAGCCTACCTCCCTAACCTCATTCACCACCAAAGCAGCCATGGGTGCGACAAGCCCTACTGCTGCCCGGAGTGTAGCAAAAGCTTCCGACGTGGCTCAGATCTGGTTAAGCACCACCGAGtacacactggagagaaaccgtaCCCCTGTCCTGAGTGTGGCCGTTGCTTCAGCCTGAGCTCCAACCTCATCCAACACCGTCGCTCCCACTCAGGCCTCCGGCCCCACAAATGTCTGGAGTGCGGGGAGGCTTTTGGCCGCAGCTCGGACCTGGTTAAACACCAGCGGGTGCACACGGGTGAGAAGGCTTACACCTGCGCTGAGTGTGGTAAGACTTTCAGCGTTAGCTCCAACCTGATCCAGCACCAGCGCACGCACACGGGCGAGAAGCCCTACCGCTGCGGGCACTGCGGCAAGCGCTTCAGCCTGAGCTCCAACCTGGCGCAGCATCAGCGCTCACACACGGGCCAGAAGCCCTACCGCTGTGCCTGGTGTGGTGACAGCTTTGGGCGCAGCTCTTCTCTGCTCAAGCACCAGCGATTGCACACTGGGGAGAAGCCCTACAGTTGCTGTGAGCGTGGCGAGAACTTCACCAACATCTCGGACTGCATACGGCACCAGCGCACCCACAGTGGAGAGCGGCCCTTCAAGTGTCCTAAGTGTGGTCGTGGTTTCAGTGAGCGCACCCAGTTCACCAGTCACCAGCGCGTTCACATGGGTGAA
This portion of the Pseudorca crassidens isolate mPseCra1 chromosome 15, mPseCra1.hap1, whole genome shotgun sequence genome encodes:
- the LOC137206881 gene encoding LOW QUALITY PROTEIN: zinc finger protein 436-like (The sequence of the model RefSeq protein was modified relative to this genomic sequence to represent the inferred CDS: deleted 1 base in 1 codon; substituted 1 base at 1 genomic stop codon), which produces MELVAPETAREDSDGAEXRGTNRSSGAQGVPRSAFDCGVVPPKRPFLVWPGQPAAREMMMGLQYLRRSVSGPGEEEAPGKTNYPAVPRAFERQECGLSAAYLPNLIHHQSSHGCDKPYCCPECSKSFRRGSDLVKHHRVHTGEKPYPCPECGRCFSLSSNLIQHRRSHSGLRPHKCLECGEAFGRSSDLVKHQRVHTGEKAYTCAECGKTFSVSSNLIQHQRTHTGEKPYRCGHCGKRFSLSSNLAQHQRSHTGQKPYRCAWCGDSFGRSSSLLKHQRLHTGEKPYSCCERGENFTNISDCIRHQRTHSGERPFKCPKCGRGFSERTQFTSHQRVHMGERPNACPECGKSFSHSAKLLKHQRSHTGEKPYKCPSCSKSFGDSSHLLRHQHPHTGQKPYACGECGKSFRRSAHLLIHQVAHSGEKPYVCLQCGKAFARSSNLGQHQRTLQGHSPCQYPWLKLQPRLQL